In one window of Notolabrus celidotus isolate fNotCel1 chromosome 15, fNotCel1.pri, whole genome shotgun sequence DNA:
- the LOC117826661 gene encoding zonadhesin-like: MLGGIHTDLLVTLTLLFLSQSGTLSRAEGEFSLVTLPEWRANSEYLTQCFYDRQNYSICDWTRNQQRTGDVVVNILESGPLELEGEACLEFWYLAGSELRAQLKSSVGVVQIWSSPALTEEGWRQVFVPLNVTEPGTQVVFEAYEAVSMVGEVTFNQIGVRRGSCGSQCESNTELWTDESTRCLCSDGQLSCSPSQCPQGQICGPQRRDSSGLFTSGMCTIHSDTDCSTFDGVLFRFMVPCSYVLAKRCSPSEALPMFNVKVVNEQNGNSSLPTVQRVVVSVGKYRIALLKRITGRVVVNGVWRRLPLQLHDVRIESNPAAVSLTTSFGLLVSYDRAGDIHISLPSKYSDKVCGLCGNFNHLIEDDFSMPDGAIARNATALAESWQTEQSKSSCETILVPHQCDPLEMAEYASELQCGSLVSSTGPFAVCLSVVESESYFRGCIASMCSNHGDPMVLCETLEVYADICQEAGVSLPLWRNSSLCPLQCGENSHYNSCADGCPDVCSSMDIAGTCGSCEERCECDSGYKLNGGRCVLAEDCGCWNKGKHYKKGETMMEGECEKQCQCMGNNDMQCKAMYCSDNDVCKVQDGVKGCFAFRPATCRVYGDPHYITFDGMAYDFQGGCSYMLTTTCGRESSVQFSVIGHNMHPPLQNFSRSKLQAVALQVEDLHLTLNMSGEVYVNNNPVGIPYFANGSYGSVLVDMQNDFIILEATFGLKIMIDGQYRLFLQVDDRYKYELCGLCGTYSGYQDDDFITPGGLNATGPFEFGDSWRLPGSDGCVAHPNDPRVCDYDEEIQAYYECYALLGDPFKPCHEIIHPSIYLNSCVYDYCATSGDQYTLCESLKSYAAACEVAGVKLPDWQTGTACANPTITPTPPPTPTSSSPTPDQTLCPINCDFEKNLCGWDQLIQDSFDWTKISGSTPSNRTGPNQDHTTGAGFYLYIEGNSATHGDSARLMSSMCGYDGPLCLHFWYHMHGSATAMALNIYLFKDNTATKLWSKMNNQGPEWHPVNIEVTESGPFRIIVEGIRGSNDQSDVAIDDISINFGSCSGSPPVQVKPSAPTADQLPSHPVCRLNCSFDSNLCSWNQMITDAFDWTWQSGSTPTVMTGPSADHTGDGHYLYIEASSVTHGDTARLISSECSDSGPQCLQFWYHMYGSADTMGLHMYLLQNNVADAIWWKRDDHGNMWQLAQVDFTTSGAYKIIFEGRRGSNEESDVAIDDVMLYHGRCADLGDVPTSSPTPDGYTTALVPTTAAPETPLVNVTVQPSVTDQPPVTTATSPPIVEATTDLVHVDNVTEGSDNKPLPHPECQLSCNFEQDLCQWSQLLADVFDWTRHSGATPTMMTGPSSDHTTGDGHYLYIEANGVSHGDTARLISSECSQTGPQCLQFWYHMYGSADTMGLHVYLLQDRLADAVWWKRNNQGNVWHLAQVDLTTTGAFQIIFEGRRGSNDQSDVAIDDMSLHYGHCADLVKPVTPAPTSFESAATEGPWQNQTTRPQLPITANTTSPQTTAKPQQTTEYPEFVTSEQPGTETESPQITAWTDQPVTPTNESQTTAGPKPSTTAQPQPPTTVGQQELTTVGPQEPTTFGPQEPTTVGQQEPTTLGPQEPTTFGPQEPTTAGQQEHTTFGPWQPTTFRPQQPTTLGPEEPTTAGQQEPTTFGPQEPTTFGPQEPTTFETQEPTTAGQQEPTTFGPWQPTTFRPQQPTTLGPEEPTTLGPQQPTTVGPQQPTTLGPQQPTTVGQQEPTTVGPQQPTTLGPQQPTTLGPQQPTTLGPQQPTTVGQQEPTTVGPQQPTTVGQQQPTTLGPQQPTTVGQQEPTTVGPQQPTTLGPQQPTTLGPQQPTTLGPQQPTTLGPQQPTTVGQQEPTTLGPQQPTTLGPQQPTTLGPQQPTTLGPQQLTTLGPQQPTTVGQQEPTTVGPQQPTTLGPQQPTTLGPQQPTTFIPQEPTTFGPQELTTVGHQEPTTIRPEQPTTAQPQPPTTVRPQPPTTAEPLPSTTVRPKPPNTTTGGPKPTTVTKPNVTTNRPELTTTLPQSTTAKPSNTPALTPSCPEDSHYTTCVPACSPTCSYLNGSPHCSNQGCVPGCVCDDGFVQKGGVCVPIQLCGCVDINGTKHQFSDVWYTDHCSQKCKCKKVHGVGRIECEDKNECDGDAVCLQNENGDYYCQSTGFSECTIKGDPEYRTFDRLKHEFEGGYSYVLVRTKNLPNNLQEVYIEGINRHTDDDDDDSHHNHDSSSEEDNSRRVRDEAEEDDDDDDDDDDDDDDDESHHNDDSEEDDEHNHLQALRIRVYNHTVEFKKKRKLIMDGRRTHTPVYIPGLSIWQHSSRIYLRTDFGLSVEFDGKSEAEIILPNLYKRKVGGLCGNFDGRKQNDLMKPDGTRARNVQEFGESWRV, from the exons ATGCTTGGAGGAATTCACACAGATTTGTTGGTCACATTGACTCTACTCTTTTTAAGTCAGTCCGGGACTCTGAGCAG GGCTGAAGGTGAATTCTCATTGGTTACGTTACCAGAATGGAGAGCAAATTCAG AATACCTTACACAGTGTTTCTACGACAGACAAAACTATTCCATTTGTGACTGGACAAGGAATCAACAAAGAACAG GGGATGTTGTTGTGAATATTTTAGAGAGTGGTCCACTGGAGCTGGAGGGTGAGGCATGTCTAGAATTTTGGTATCTGGCTGGGTCAGAGCTCCGAGCTCAGCTAAAAAGCAGCGTTGGTGTGGTACAAATCTGGTCCTCACCAGCCCTTACCGAAGAGGGCTGGAGACAAGTGTTTGTCCCCTTGAACGTCACGGAGCCAGGAACTCAG GTTGTATTTGAAGCATATGAAGCTGTGTCCATGGTGGGAGAGGTCACATTTAACCAGATAGGTGTGAGGAGAGGCTCATGCG GATCGCAGTGTGAATCAAACACAGAGTTATGGACGGATGAGTCCACTCGCTGCCTCTGCTCTGATGGCCAgctctcctgctctccctcCCAGTGCCCTCAGGGCCAAATCTGTGGCCCTCAAAGAAGAGACTCCAGCGGGCTTTTCACCTCTGGGATGTGCACCATACACAGCGACACAGACTGCAGCACTTTTGATGGAGTGCTGTTCCGCTTCATGGTCCCCTGCTCCTATGTACTAGCTAAGCGCTGCTCACCAAGCGAGGCCCTGCCCATGTTCAATGTGAAAGTGGTCAATGAGCAGAACGGGAACTCATCTCTTCCGACCGTTCAACGGGTTGTTGTGAGTGTGGGGAAATATAGAATTGCCCTGCTGAAGAGGATTACAGGCAGGGTTGTG GTAAATGGAGTCTGGAGAAGGCTTCCACTCCAGCTCCATGATGTCCGCATTGAGAGCAACCCTGCTGCTGTTTCACTGACGACCAGCTTCGGTCTTCTGGTCTCGTACGACAGAGCTGGTGACATCCACATCTCCCTGCCATCCAAGTACTCTGATAAAGTCTGTGGCTTGTGTGGAAATTTTAACCATCTCATAGAAGACGACTTTAGTATGCCTGATGGTGCAATTGCCAGAAATGCAACAGCTTTGGCTGAGAGTTGGCAGACGGAGCAGTCCAAGTCTTCGTGTGAAACCATTCTGGTACCTCATCAGTGTGACCCACTGGAGATGGCTGAGTATGCCAGTGAGCTGCAATGTGGAAGCCTCGTCTCCAGCACTGGGCCTTTTGCCGTCTGCCTATCAGTTGTGGAGTCAGAGAGCTACTTCAGGGGCTGTATAGCCAGCATGTGCTCTAATCATGGCGACCCAATGGTGCTGTGTGAGACATTGGAGGTCTATGCTGATATCTGCCAGGAGGCTGGAGTTTCTTTACCACTTTGGAGGAACTCTTCACTCTGTC CCCTTCAGTGTGGTGAGAACAGCCACTACAATTCTTGTGCTGATGGCTGTCCAGATGTGTGCTCCAGCATGGATATAGCTGGCACTTGTGGAAGCTGTGAGGAGAGATGCGAGTGTGACTCTGGCTACAAACTCAATGGAGGAAGGTGTGTCCTGGCAGAGGACTGTGGGTGCTGGAATAAAGGAAAACACTATAAG AAAGGAGAAACAATGATGGAAGGAGAGTGTGAGAAGCAGTGCCAGTGTATGGGTAATAACGACATGCAGTGCAAAGCGATGTATTGCTCAGACAATGATGTCTGTAAAGTACAAGATGGAGTTAAAGGCTGCTTCGCTTTCCGTCCTGCCACCTGCCGCGTGTATGGCGATCCACACTACATAACCTTTGATGGGATGGCGTATGATTTTCAAGGCGGGTGCAGTTACATGCTGACAACGACATGTGGAAGAGAGAGCTCGGTCCAGTTTTCCGTGATTGGACACAACATGCATCCTCCTCTGCAAAACTTCAGCCGGTCCAAGCTCCAAGCTGTGGCCTTGCAAGTTGAGGATCTACACCTCACCCTGAATATGAGTGGAGAGGTCTAT gtaAATAACAACCCAGTTGGAATCCCCTATTTCGCCAATGGCTCATACGGCTCAGTATTGGTGGACATGCAGAATGACTTTATTATCCTGGAGGCGACCTTTGGCCTCAAAATTATGATAGATGGGCAGTACAGACTGTTCCTTCAAGTGGATGACCGCTACAAATATGAACTGTGTGGACTGTGTGGTACCTACTCCGGGTATCAAGATGATGACTTCATAACACCAGGAGGCCTCAATGCTACAGGGCCGTTTGAGTTTGGAGACAGCTGGAGGCTGCCAGGCAGTGATGG GTGTGTTGCTCACCCTAATGACCCCAGGGTCTGTGATTATGATGAGGAGATCCAGGCTTACTACGAGTGTTACGCGCTACTGGGGGATCCATTCAAGCCCTGCCACGAAATAATTCACCCAAGCATTTATCTAAATAGTTGTGTGTACGACTATTGTGCCACAAGTGGTGACCAATACACCCTCTGTGAATCCTTGAAGTCCTATGCTGCAGCCTGTGAGGTTGCAGGAGTGAAGCTGCCCGATTGGCAGACAGGCACGGCCTGTG CTAACCCCACAATCACTCCAACACCTCCACCAACTCCAACATCTTCCTCTCCAACACCAGATCAGACTC TTTGTCCAATTAATTGTGACTTTGAAAAGAATCTGTGTGGGTGGGATCAGCTCATACAGGACAGTTTTGATTGGACAAAAATCTCAGGATCCACCCCATCAAATCGAACAGGCCCAAACCAAGACCACACcactggag CTGGTTTCTACTTGTATATTGAGGGAAATAGTGCAACACATGGCGACTCAGCCCGTCTGATGAGCTCAATGTGCGGATACGATGGCCCACTCTGCCTACACTTCTGGTACCACATGCATGGTTCAGCTACAGCTATGGCCCTCAACATCTATCTCTTCAAAGACAATACAGCCACCAAGTTATGGTCCAAAATGAACAACCAGGGACCAGAATGGCATCCAGTAAATATTGAAGTCACAGAGTCTGGTCCTTTCAGA ATCATAGTGGAGGGAATTCGAGGCTCTAATGATCAATCAGATGTGGCCATTGATGACATTTCTATCAACTTTGGCTCCTGCTCAG GTAGCCCTCCTGTCCAGGTTAAGCCTTCTGCCCCAACCGCAGATCAACTTCCCTCACACCCGG TCTGCAGACTCAACTGTAGCTTTGACAGCAACCTTTGTAGCTGGAATCAGATGATCACAGACGCTTTTGACTGGACATGGCAAAGTGGTTCTACCCCCACCGTGATGACCGGGCCCTCTGCTGACCACACTGGTG ATGGCCACTATCTTTACATCGAGGCCAGCAGTGTGACACACGGAGACACGGCTCGTCTCATCAGTTCTGAATGCTCTGACTCTGGTCCACAGTGTCTGCAGTTTTGGTACCACATGTACGGCTCTGCTGATACAATGGGCCTCCATATGTACTTGCTACAAAACAATGTTGCTGATGCTATTTGGTGGAAGAGAGATGACCATGGAAATATGTGGCAGCTGGCTCAGGTGGACTTCACAACAAGTGGAGCTTACAAG ATCATCTTTGAAGGGCGTAGAGGTTCCAACGAAGAGTCTGATGTCGCCATAGATGATGTAATGCTTTATCATGGACGATGCGCTG ATCTGGGTGATGTTCCGACAAGTTCTCCTACACCAGATGGTTACACAACTGCCCTGGTACCAACCACAGCAGCTCCAGAGACTCCTCTGGTCAATGTTACTGTTCAACCCAGTGTTACAGATCAGCCACCTGTTACAACTGCAACCTCACCCCCCATAGTGGAAGCAACAACTGACTTAGTTCATGTTGACAATGTTACAGAAGGTTCAGATAATAAACCTCTGCCACACCCAG AATGCCAACTCAGCTGTAACTTTGAACAAGATCTTTGTCAGTGGAGCCAACTTCTTGCTGATGTTTTTGATTGGACAAGGCATAGTGGCGCCACTCCTACAATGATGACTGGGCCTTCCTCAGATCACACCACAGGAG ATGGCCACTATCTTTACATTGAAGCCAATGGAGTGTCACATGGGGACACTGCTCGACTCATCAGTTCAGAGTGTTCACAGACTGGTCCTCAGTGTCTGCAGTTTTGGTATCATATGTATGGTTCAGCCGATACAATGGGCCTCCACGTCTACTTGCTCCAGGATAGACTGGCCGATGCAGTTTGGTGGAAGAGGAATAATCAGGGAAATGTTTGGCACTTGGCTCAGGTGGACTTGACGACAACAGGAGCATTCCAG ATCATTTTTGAGGGGCGAAGAGGGTCTAACGATCAGTCTGATGTGGCCATTGATGACATGTCCCTTCATTACGGCCACTGCGCAG atCTGGTTAAACCAGTAACCCCTGCCCCAACAAGCTTTGAGTCAGCTGCAACGGAAGGTCCATGGCAGAACCAAACAACAAGGCCACAGCTACCCATAACAGCAAACACCACTTCACCACAAACTACAGCTAAACCCCAACAAACAACAGAATACCCAGAATTTGTAACTTCAGAACAACCAGGAACTGAAACAGAAAGTCCCCAAATAACAGCATGGACCGATCAGCCAGTTACACCTACTAATGAATCCCAAACAACAGCTGGGCCAAAACCATCAACAACAGCTCaaccacaaccaccaacaacaGTCGGACAACAGGAACTGACAACAGTTGGACCACAGGAACCGACAACATTTGGACCACAGGAACCGACAACAGTCGGACAACAGGAACCTACAACATTAGGGCCACAGGAACCGACAACATTTGGACCCCAGGAACCTACAACAGCTGGTCAACAGGAACATACAACATTTGGACCATGGCAACCAACAACATTTAGACCACAGCAACCTACAACATTAGGACCAGAGGAACCAACAACAGCTGGTCAACAGGAACCTACAACATTTGGACCACAGGAACCTACAACATTTGGACCACAGGAACCTACAACATTTGAAACACAGGAACCTACAACAGCTGGTCAACAGGAACCTACAACATTTGGACCATGGCAACCAACAACATTTAGACCACAGCAACCTACAACATTAGGACCAGAGGAACCAACGACATTAGGACCACAGCAACCGACAACAGTTGGACCACAGCAACCGACGACATTAGGACCACAGCAACCAACAACAGTCGGACAACAGGAACCAACAACAGTTGGACCACAACAACCGACGACATTAGGACCACAGCAACCGACGACATTAGGACCACAGCAACCAACGACATTAGGACCACAGCAACCAACAACAGTCGGACAACAGGAACCGACAACAGTTGGACCACAGCAACCAACAACAGTCGGACAACAGCAACCGACGACATTAGGACCACAGCAACCAACAACAGTCGGACAACAGGAACCGACAACAGTTGGACCACAGCAACCGACAACATTAGGACCACAGCAACCAACGACATTAGGACCACAGCAACCAACAACATTAGGACCACAGCAACCAACGACATTAGGACCACAGCAACCAACAACAGTCGGACAACAGGAACCGACAACATTAGGACCACAGCAACCAACGACATTAGGACCACAGCAACCGACGACATTAGGACCACAGCAACCGACGACATTAGGACCACAGCAACTGACGACATTAGGACCACAGCAACCAACAACAGTCGGACAACAGGAACCGACAACAGTTGGACCACAGCAACCGACGACATTAGGACCACAGCAACCGACGACATTAGGACCACAGCAACCAACAACATTTATACCACAGGAACCTACAACATTTGGACCACAGGAACTGACAACAGTCGGACATCAGGAACCTACAACAATTAGACCAGAGCAACCAACCACAGCTCAACCACAACCTCCAACAACAGTTAGACCCCAGCCCCCGACCACAGCTGAGCCATTACCTTCAACAACAGTTAGACCCAAACccccaaacacaacaacaggtgGACCAAAACCTACAACAGTCACAAAACCTAATGTCACAACAAATAGACCAGAATTAACCACTACCTTACCACAATCTACAACAGCTAAACCATCAAATACACCTGCACTGA CTCCCTCCTGCCCTGAGGACAGCCATTACACTACTTGTGTCCCTGCGTGCAGTCCAACCTGTTCGTACTTGAATGGCTCACCACACTGTAGTAACCAAGGTTGTGTGCCGGGATGTGTTTGTGATGATGGATTTGTGCAAAAAGGTGGAGTTTGTGTTCCTATCCAACTATGTGGATGTGTGGACATCAATGGCACCAAACATCAG tTCAGTGACGTGTGGTACACCGACCACTGCAGTCAGAAATGTAAATGCAAGAAGGTCCATGGTGTGGGGAGGATTGAATGTGAAGACAAGAATGAGTGCGATGGAGATGCTGTTTgtcttcaaaatgaaaatggGGATTATTACTGCCAGTCTACAG GCTTCAGTGAGTGCACTATCAAGGGAGATCCTGAGTACAGAACCTTTGATAGATTAAAGCATGAGTTTGAGGGAGGGTACTCCTATGTGCTGGTCCGGACCAAGAACTTGCCAAATAACCTTCAGGAAGTCTACATCGAGGGCATCAATAGGCACACggacgacgatgatgatgacagCCATCATAATCATGACAGTAGCAGTGAAGAAGACAACAGCCGCAGAGTCAGGGATGAggcagaggaggatgatgatgatgatgatgatgatgatgatgacgatgatgatgatgaaagcCATCATAATGATGACAGTGAGGAAGACGATGAACACAATCATTTACAAGCGCTTAGGATCAGAGTGTACAATCACACTGTGGAGTTCAAGAAGAAGCGAAAGCTGATT atggATGGAAGGAGAACGCACACTCCCGTCTATATTCCCGGTCTAAGCATCTGGCAGCACTCCTCTCGCATCTACCTAAGGACAGACTTTGGTCTCTCTGTGGAGTTTGATGGAAAAAGTGAAGCAG AGATCATTCTACCCAACTTATATAAAAGGAAGGTCGGGGGTCTGTGTGGAAACTTTGACGGCAGAAAGCAGAACGACCTGATGAAGCCAGATGGCACCAGGGCCAGGAACGTCCAGGAGTTTGGAGAAAGCTGGAGAGTGTGA
- the LOC117827098 gene encoding mucin-22-like, with protein MSTTTRNSTAATPTDGITTSASTIPVATTSSSTGSTAISTLDGDGRTPASAVSAATATSQMSTTRNSRRATTPPDSLITSASTVPDTTTTSATGSTAISTLEGDSTTLATTISAAKATSQMSTTTSSSTAPTPPDGLTTSASTVPDIRTTSSTGSTAISTPEGDSTTSTSTVSAVTATSQMRTSNSSTAPTTPDGLKTSASKVSDTRTTNSTGSTAISTLVGDSRTSTSTVSAVTATSQMSTSKSSTAPTTSDGLTASASTVTDTITTSSTGSTAISTLEGDSTTSATTISAAKATSQMSPTISSSTAATLPDGIPTSVSTVSDTTTSSSTGSTAISTLEGDGTTSVTTVSAVTETSQMRTNNSSTAPTPPDGLTTSASTVPDTRTTSSTGSTAISMPEGDSTSSTSTVSAVTATSQMSTTSKSSTAPTTSDGLTASASTVTDAITTSSTGSTAISTLEGDSTTSATTVSAVTATSQMITRNSSTATTLPDGLTTSAITFSDTATSSSMGSTAISTPVGDSTTSMSTVSAVAATSQMSTSNGSTATTPPDGLTISVSSVSTSTDTQMVTTYLKVSALSSKNEEEEVILEAISKFVSQVLLQQNCEGCTTTIKLIKPT; from the exons ATGAGTACAACAACTCGTAACAGTACTGCTGCTACACCAACAGATGGCATCACAACCTCAGCATCCACAATTCCGGTCGCTACAACTTCTAGCTCAACTGGAAGCACTGCAATATCTACGCTGGATGGAGACGGCAGAACTCCAGCATCCGCAGTCTCTGCTGCTACAGCAACCAGTCAAATGAGTACAACAAGAAATAGCAGGAGAGCCACTACACCACCAGATAGCCTCATAACATCAGCATCTACAGTTCCTGATACTACAACAACGAGCGCAACTGGA AGCACTGCAATATCAACTCTGGAAGGAGACAGCACAACTTTAGCGACCACAATCTCTGCTGCTAAAGCAACCAGTCAAATGAGTACAACAACTAGTAGCAGTACTGCACCTACACCACCAGATGGACTCACAACCTCAGCATCTACAGTTCCTGATATTAGAACAACCAGCTCAACTGGAAGCACTGCAATATCTACGCCGGAAGGAGACAGCACAACTTCAACATCCACAGTCTCTGCTGTGACAGCAACCAGTCAAATGAGAACAAGTAACAGCAGTACAGCACCTACGACACCAGATGGCCTCAAAACCTCAGCATCCAAAGTTTCTGATACTAGAACAACCAACTCAACGGGAAGCACTGCAATATCTACACTGGTAGGAGACAGCAGAACTTCAACATCCACAGTCTCTGCTGTTACAGCAACCAGTCAAATGAGTACAAGTAAAAGCAGCACTGCACCTACAACATCAGATGGCCTCACAGCCTCAGCATCCACCGTTACTGATACTATAACAACCAGCTCAACTGGTAGCACTGCAATATCAACTCTGGAAGGAGACAGCACAACTTCAGCAACCACAATCTCTGCTGCTAAAGCAACCAGTCAAATGAGTCCAACAATTAGTAGCAGTACTGCTGCTACACTACCAGATGGCATCCCAACCTCAGTATCCACAGTTTCTGACACTACAACATCAAGCTCAACAGGAAGCACTGCAATATCTACTCTGGAAGGAGACGGCACAACTTCAGTGACCACAGTGTCAGCTGTTACAGAAACCAGCCAAATGCGTACAAATAATAGCAGTACTGCACCTACACCACCAGATGGACTCACAACCTCAGCATCTACAGTTCCTGATACTAGAACAACCAGCTCAACTGGAAGCACTGCAATATCTATGCCGGAAGGAGACAGCACATCTTCAACATCCACAGTCTCTGCTGTTACAGCAACCAGTCAAATGAGTACAACAAGTAAAAGCAGCACTGCACCTACAACATCAGATGGCCTCACAGCCTCAGCATCCACCGTTACTGATGCTATAACAACCAGCTCAACTGGTAGCACTGCAATATCAACTCTGGAAGGAGACAGCACAACTTCAGCAACCACAGTCTCTGCTGTTACAGCAACCAGTCAAATGATTACAAGAAATAGCAGTACTGCAACTACACTACCAGATGGCCTAACAACCTCAGCAATCACATTTTCTGACACTGCAACATCCAGCTCAATGGGGAGCACAGCAATATCTACGCCAGTAGGAGACAGCACAACTTCAATGTCCACAGTCTCCGCTGTTGCAGCAACCAGTCAAATGAGTACAAGTAATGGCAGTACTGCGACTACACCACCAGATGGCCTCACAATCTCAGTATCCTCAGTCTCTACTTCAACAG ATACTCAAATGGTGACTACATACCTTAAAGTTTCTGCTTTATCCAGTAAgaatgaggaagaagaggtgaTTTTAGAGGCTATATCTAAA TTTGTATCCCAGGTCCTTCTCCAGCAGAACTGTGAGGGCTGCACTACGACTATCAAACTTATTAAGCCAACCTGA